Genomic DNA from Bacteroides zhangwenhongii:
AAATGTACTTTTATTGAAGGTGCTATTGAACAATGAAAAATTTCAGATTGTAACCGCCAGCAACGGTACGGAGGCTTTGGCGCAGGTGAAGAATGAAAAACCGGATCTTGTGCTGTTGGATGTCATGATGCCGGACATCAGTGGGTTTGACGTGGCGAAGCAGATGAAAGCTGATCCCGGAATGTCTGATATTCCTATCATTTTCCTGACTGCGCTGAATAGCACGGCGGATATAGTGAAGGGATTCCAGGTGGGAGGTAACGACTTTATTTCCAAGCCGTTCAATAAGGAGGAGCTGATCATCCGTGTGACGCACCAGATTTCGCTGGTTGCCGCCAAACGGATCATCGTGGCGCAGACGGAGGAATTGCGTAAGACGATCATGGGACGTGACAAACTGTATTCTGTGATTGCGCACGACTTGCGTTCGCCGATGGGTTCTATCAAGATGGTGCTGAATATGCTGATTCTGAATCTGCCCAGCGAGACAATCGGTGAGGAGATGTATGAGTTGCTGACAATGGCGAACCAGACCACTGAGGATGTGTTCTCACTGCTCGATAATTTGCTGAAATGGACGAAGAGTCAGATCGGTAAGTTGAAGGTGGTTTATCAGGAGTTCAATATGGTGGAAGTCGTAGAGGGTGTAAGTGAGATCTTTACGATGGTGGCCGGTCTGAAGAACATTAAAATTGTGCAGGATATGCCTGTGGTCCCCGTGGTTGTCCGTGCGGATATAGATATGCTTAAGACGGTGATCCGCAACTTGATAAGTAATGCAATCAAGTTTAGCAATGAGGGCTCGGAAGTGCTGGTGTCACTGACTGAGGAGGACGGTATGGCTATCGTCAGCGTGAAGGATAGTGGCTGCGGTATCGATGAGGAGAACCAAAAGAAACTGCTGCATACGGATACGCATTTCAGTACCTTCGGCACTAACAACGAGGAAGGTTCGGGACTGGGATTGCTGCTGTGCCAGGATTTCATCGTCAAGAATGGAGGCAAACTCTGGTTTACTTCGAAGAAGGGAGAGGGATCTACATTCAGTTTCTCGGTGCCGCTGCTGTAGAGTGCACCACAGATTACACGGATTAACACAGATTAAAAAGGAAAAAGAGGATTAACACAAATTAAAAAAGAGGATTAGCACAGATTAAAAAAGGAAAAACGCAAATTGCGTAATCTGCGTTTTTATCCTCCTCTTCAATTCACGTTTAATCTCTTCTTAATCTGTGTTAATCCGTGTAATCTGTGGTGAAACTATCTCTTGCAGATTGCCTTAAAATCGCAGTATGCACATTTCTTTATGTCCTCTGTCTGCGTGAAAGGTTCTTTCTCATCAAATATTTCCTCCAACAAGGCTTGCAAGCGTTCACGGAACTCGTCTTCAAAGAAAGCGAAGTTATTTACCGGTATTTTCGGTTTGCGGGGTTCTCCCATTTCGATAACAGGTGAATAGCTTTCTGAGGCGGCACGATGAATATAAAGCAAGGCGGGGGCTACCATTAAAGGCTGTTTCCGGCTCATGATGGCGGCATACAGGAACGTTTGGAAGATATAATTGGGACGCGTTTCCGAAGGAGTGAACAGTTGCTCGATATTGGCAGGAATCTTCGGGCTTCCTCCTGTTTTATAGTCTACGATACGTAATGTACCTTCTTTAGCGTCCATGCGGTCGATTGTTCCGCCGAGACGGAGCGTTAAAGGGCCTAAGGTAGTCTGTATGGTTATCTTCTCCGATACCTTTTTCTCCATAGCGACCATCTCGAAAGGAGTGTAT
This window encodes:
- a CDS encoding hybrid sensor histidine kinase/response regulator, with amino-acid sequence MNVEINPSEYKVLIVDDVISNVLLLKVLLNNEKFQIVTASNGTEALAQVKNEKPDLVLLDVMMPDISGFDVAKQMKADPGMSDIPIIFLTALNSTADIVKGFQVGGNDFISKPFNKEELIIRVTHQISLVAAKRIIVAQTEELRKTIMGRDKLYSVIAHDLRSPMGSIKMVLNMLILNLPSETIGEEMYELLTMANQTTEDVFSLLDNLLKWTKSQIGKLKVVYQEFNMVEVVEGVSEIFTMVAGLKNIKIVQDMPVVPVVVRADIDMLKTVIRNLISNAIKFSNEGSEVLVSLTEEDGMAIVSVKDSGCGIDEENQKKLLHTDTHFSTFGTNNEEGSGLGLLLCQDFIVKNGGKLWFTSKKGEGSTFSFSVPLL